A single window of Paenibacillus sp. SYP-B4298 DNA harbors:
- a CDS encoding ABC transporter substrate-binding protein, translated as MVRQIGFIAAAVMIIIMLAACGSATDTPAALNTPPAESAVTTGSAPGTSADVEKSNVRTITHLKGTTDIPAQIDRIIVLSAAYTDHLLTIGEKPAAINVETRYNGDYLPYLASQLQGVQTVGSADSPNLEAIVLLNPDVILIESRTAESTYDELNKIAPTIVLGNEWLDYEDNEGFWKKDLLTIAEMYDKTDVAQAKIAELDKKTAQAKEKLASLGNKKLAFMRVREKAMQIYAEKGHPLGTLLYESLGFEPTALTPELQRVDLSMEVLPELDADYLVLEVDPNGYNNLDSMNKSVLWNNVPAVQNEHVFESDSFWLFKSWGALGRSEIIDDILEMIGK; from the coding sequence ATGGTCAGACAGATTGGTTTCATCGCTGCAGCAGTTATGATAATAATTATGCTAGCCGCCTGCGGGAGTGCTACAGATACGCCTGCGGCGTTGAACACTCCGCCCGCAGAGTCAGCGGTAACAACGGGGTCGGCACCTGGCACATCGGCAGATGTGGAGAAGAGCAATGTACGCACCATTACTCACTTGAAAGGGACAACAGACATTCCGGCTCAAATTGATCGCATCATTGTGCTGTCGGCAGCCTACACCGATCATTTGCTTACAATTGGAGAGAAGCCAGCCGCTATTAATGTAGAGACTCGTTACAATGGAGATTATCTGCCTTACCTGGCCAGCCAGTTGCAGGGCGTACAGACGGTGGGCTCCGCGGACTCGCCTAACCTGGAAGCGATTGTACTGCTGAACCCGGATGTCATCCTGATCGAGAGTCGTACTGCGGAATCGACCTATGATGAGTTGAATAAGATTGCGCCAACCATTGTGCTGGGCAACGAGTGGCTCGATTATGAAGATAATGAAGGGTTCTGGAAGAAAGACCTGCTTACGATCGCAGAAATGTATGATAAGACAGACGTCGCTCAAGCGAAGATTGCGGAGCTGGACAAGAAGACAGCGCAGGCCAAGGAGAAGCTCGCATCCCTTGGTAACAAGAAGCTCGCCTTTATGCGGGTGAGGGAGAAGGCGATGCAGATCTATGCAGAGAAGGGGCATCCGCTCGGTACGCTGCTCTATGAGAGTCTGGGCTTTGAACCGACCGCGTTAACCCCGGAGCTTCAGCGGGTGGATCTGTCGATGGAGGTCTTGCCGGAGTTGGATGCCGACTACCTCGTGCTGGAGGTTGATCCCAATGGCTACAACAACCTCGACAGCATGAACAAGAGCGTGCTATGGAACAACGTTCCGGCTGTACAGAACGAGCACGTATTTGAATCGGACTCATTCTGGCTGTTCAAGAGCTGGGGAGCGCTCGGCAGAAGCGAGATTATTGATGATATTCTAGAGATGATTGGTAAATGA
- a CDS encoding ABC transporter substrate-binding protein: protein MKKSFAILLASMMLLMALAACSKSTTESPGTTTGTDSGTKTETEAAKEITIWAWDPNFNIKALELAKESYSKQNPDLKVNLVEFAQNDIVQKLNTGFNSGTTKGLPNIVLIEDYRAQSFLQAYPDSFYELTNSIKASDFADYKLGPTSSNGKQYGVPFDSGVAGLYVRTDLLEQAGYKLADLQDITWDKYIEIGKKVKEVTGKDMASLDPNDLGLIRMMIQSAGSWYLKEDGKTPDISGNVAMKEAFELYKKMMEANIIKIHSDWSQFVASANNGSVASVPTGNWFTPSIMQEASQSGQWAVAPFPKLPNNDKSVHASNLGGSSWYVLNVPGSEQAADFLAKTFGSDVDLYQKLITDVGAIGTYKPAASGEAYQQANEFFNGQKIVADFANWTAQIPNVNYGLHTYAIEDILVVELQNYLNGKELDKALADAQAQADSQVK from the coding sequence GTGAAAAAAAGTTTTGCTATTTTGTTGGCAAGCATGATGCTGCTGATGGCACTGGCAGCTTGCTCCAAATCCACTACTGAAAGCCCTGGCACAACAACGGGAACGGATTCGGGTACGAAGACAGAAACCGAAGCAGCGAAGGAAATTACAATCTGGGCATGGGACCCGAACTTCAACATCAAGGCGCTGGAGCTGGCCAAAGAATCCTACAGCAAGCAGAATCCTGATCTGAAGGTTAATCTCGTGGAATTCGCACAGAATGATATTGTGCAAAAACTGAACACTGGCTTCAACTCCGGCACAACAAAGGGTCTGCCAAACATCGTGCTGATCGAGGATTACCGTGCGCAAAGCTTCCTGCAAGCTTACCCTGATTCCTTCTATGAGCTGACCAATTCGATCAAGGCATCTGACTTTGCAGATTACAAGCTGGGGCCAACTAGCTCTAACGGCAAGCAATACGGCGTACCGTTTGATTCCGGTGTAGCGGGTCTGTACGTGCGCACGGATCTGCTGGAGCAAGCTGGCTACAAGCTGGCTGACCTGCAGGACATCACATGGGATAAATATATCGAGATCGGTAAAAAGGTGAAGGAAGTTACAGGCAAGGACATGGCTTCCCTTGACCCGAATGATCTGGGTCTGATCCGCATGATGATCCAATCCGCGGGTTCCTGGTATCTGAAGGAAGATGGCAAGACACCTGACATCTCTGGCAACGTAGCAATGAAAGAAGCATTTGAGCTGTACAAGAAAATGATGGAAGCTAATATCATCAAAATTCACTCCGACTGGAGCCAATTCGTAGCGAGTGCAAATAACGGCTCTGTAGCATCGGTGCCAACAGGCAACTGGTTCACGCCTTCGATCATGCAAGAGGCTTCCCAGTCCGGTCAATGGGCAGTGGCTCCATTCCCGAAACTGCCGAACAATGACAAGTCGGTTCACGCATCCAACCTGGGCGGCAGCTCCTGGTATGTGCTGAATGTACCAGGCTCCGAGCAAGCGGCTGATTTCCTGGCGAAAACGTTTGGTTCCGATGTGGATCTGTACCAGAAGCTGATCACAGATGTTGGTGCAATCGGTACCTACAAGCCTGCTGCGAGCGGTGAAGCGTATCAGCAAGCCAACGAGTTCTTCAACGGTCAGAAGATTGTTGCCGACTTCGCAAACTGGACAGCACAAATTCCTAACGTGAACTATGGCTTGCATACGTATGCGATCGAGGACATCCTGGTTGTAGAACTGCAAAATTACCTGAATGGCAAAGAGCTGGACAAGGCTCTGGCTGACGCTCAGGCACAAGCAGACTCCCAAGTGAAGTAA
- the hxlB gene encoding 6-phospho-3-hexuloisomerase, whose protein sequence is MERIDEEAADKLAGQVLAAGKVFVAGAGRSGLMMKAFAMRLMHLGVSAYVVGETVTPGLEEGDLLLIGSGSGETGSLVGMANKAVKLGGTLGVLTLFPQSSLGSLAHLAIKLPGSPKDAEDNQDVTVQPMGSLFEQTLLLFLDAVILCLMEKQSQSSGKMYGKHANLE, encoded by the coding sequence ATGGAGCGCATCGATGAAGAGGCGGCGGACAAGCTGGCGGGGCAGGTGCTGGCTGCGGGCAAGGTGTTCGTCGCCGGTGCCGGTCGTTCGGGCCTGATGATGAAGGCATTTGCCATGCGGCTCATGCATCTGGGCGTGAGCGCCTATGTCGTCGGCGAGACGGTCACACCGGGTCTGGAGGAAGGAGATCTGCTGCTGATCGGCTCCGGCTCCGGTGAGACGGGCAGTCTGGTGGGCATGGCGAACAAGGCTGTGAAGCTAGGCGGCACGCTAGGCGTCCTCACCCTGTTCCCCCAATCGTCGCTCGGCTCGCTCGCTCATCTGGCGATCAAGCTGCCAGGGTCGCCCAAGGATGCGGAGGACAACCAGGACGTGACAGTGCAGCCGATGGGCTCGCTGTTCGAGCAGACGCTGCTCCTGTTCCTCGATGCGGTCATCCTGTGCCTGATGGAGAAGCAGAGCCAGAGCTCGGGAAAGATGTATGGCAAGCATGCGAATCTGGAGTAG
- a CDS encoding cache domain-containing sensor histidine kinase yields MRLFWPQFRHHRLFMKIFSVLVISIVLVTLLTLTITIRMSERLFMETFSITNSKVLSQIKQNFESYHNAVVNLSFSVSQSGAIRSFLSEEDTTSLEVVRSYFGMQQMMKRYRTAIDPYGAAITILGNNGRAYTPEQTLWPIMKEELLRHPLTDHALAEPRRLSYQLYTPDKAAAGEEPLIVATKVLMERTSDEVYGMLYVTIREQDFNQFYRNFTSKGNQVMLLDESGRIVSSDQRELIGSFSPELLQHAQKVEQQQLDYLEARVMGKDSIVLSQHLPSYGFYLVNLIDKQYAVGQVVNVKAVVLTSMGVVLVALIILFPIIRNMIKSLTRLVRQMSNLTKNNFNKINVSGSYEIQELGRAFNYMVDELQDHMRQLVTTQQEQRRSELAALQSQINPHFLYNTLASVKILVQQGSKEKAADTINALISLLHNSIGNIRETNTVEQELEQLRSYVFINHIRYGERIRVHFFVSPDCTSYHLPKLIIQPFIENAFFHAFIQKTEGYIHVMIAQEGQMLVCEVVDNGDGFEQGEKGNKLPSSMSNRQLFSGIGIRNVHDRITLLYGDSYGVKIMSQPGEGTRVRIWLPVLTDKNNTSI; encoded by the coding sequence ATGAGACTGTTTTGGCCGCAATTCAGGCATCATCGCCTCTTCATGAAGATATTCTCGGTACTGGTCATCAGTATCGTCCTGGTCACTCTGCTCACGCTGACGATAACCATCCGCATGTCGGAGCGGCTGTTCATGGAGACGTTCAGTATTACGAACTCCAAGGTGCTCAGTCAGATCAAGCAAAATTTTGAATCGTATCATAATGCGGTGGTGAATCTCTCCTTTAGCGTCAGTCAGAGCGGTGCGATCCGCAGCTTCCTGTCTGAGGAGGATACGACCTCGCTGGAGGTCGTCCGGTCTTACTTCGGCATGCAGCAGATGATGAAGCGCTACCGGACGGCGATCGATCCTTACGGAGCAGCGATCACCATTCTTGGCAATAACGGCCGTGCTTACACCCCGGAGCAGACGCTATGGCCGATAATGAAGGAGGAGCTGCTCCGTCATCCTCTAACTGACCACGCGCTCGCTGAGCCGCGCCGGCTGAGCTACCAGCTCTATACCCCCGACAAGGCTGCCGCAGGCGAGGAGCCTTTAATTGTAGCGACGAAAGTACTGATGGAGCGAACGAGTGACGAGGTGTACGGCATGCTCTATGTCACGATTCGTGAGCAGGACTTCAATCAGTTCTACCGGAATTTTACCAGCAAGGGCAATCAGGTCATGCTGCTCGACGAATCCGGCCGTATCGTATCCAGCGACCAGCGGGAGCTGATCGGCAGCTTCTCGCCGGAGCTGCTGCAGCATGCGCAGAAGGTGGAGCAGCAACAGCTCGATTACCTGGAGGCGCGTGTGATGGGGAAGGATAGCATCGTACTGTCACAGCATCTCCCCTCTTATGGCTTCTACCTCGTCAATCTGATCGATAAGCAATATGCAGTAGGTCAGGTTGTCAATGTGAAGGCCGTTGTACTGACGTCGATGGGCGTGGTATTGGTTGCACTGATCATCTTGTTCCCGATTATTCGCAATATGATCAAGTCGCTCACACGCTTAGTAAGACAGATGTCTAATTTGACGAAAAATAATTTCAATAAAATCAATGTGTCCGGTAGCTATGAGATTCAGGAGCTGGGACGAGCCTTCAACTATATGGTGGATGAGCTGCAGGATCATATGCGGCAATTAGTCACCACCCAGCAGGAGCAGCGACGATCCGAGCTGGCGGCCCTGCAGAGTCAGATCAACCCTCATTTCCTGTACAATACGCTCGCATCCGTCAAAATACTCGTTCAGCAGGGCAGCAAGGAGAAGGCGGCAGACACGATCAATGCGCTTATCTCCCTGCTGCATAATTCCATCGGCAATATACGGGAGACGAACACGGTCGAGCAGGAGCTGGAGCAGTTGCGCAGCTACGTATTCATTAATCACATCCGTTATGGGGAGCGGATTCGGGTTCATTTCTTCGTCTCTCCAGACTGCACCAGCTACCATCTGCCGAAGCTGATCATCCAGCCGTTCATCGAGAACGCCTTCTTCCATGCGTTCATCCAAAAAACAGAGGGATATATTCATGTGATGATTGCCCAGGAAGGGCAAATGCTCGTGTGCGAGGTCGTCGATAATGGCGATGGATTCGAGCAGGGGGAGAAGGGAAACAAGCTCCCAAGCTCGATGAGCAACCGGCAGCTATTTAGCGGGATCGGCATTCGCAACGTGCATGACCGGATCACATTATTGTATGGGGATAGTTATGGCGTCAAAATTATGAGTCAGCCGGGGGAAGGAACCCGCGTGCGAATCTGGCTTCCGGTGCTCACGGATAAAAATAATACAAGTATCTAA
- a CDS encoding ROK family protein, whose protein sequence is MRIGAVEAGGTKFVCGIGDEHGNVEERISFPTEQPEKTLQQVIDFFKDKQVEAIGIGTFGPINIDPSSPQYGFVTTTPKPGWSGYDFLGTLKKEFQVPFGWDTDVNAAAFGEATWGAAKGLDSCVYYTIGTGVGMGVYTEGRLVHGLIHPEGGHVLVRRHPEDTYEGFCPYHGDCLEGLAAGPALEKRWKVKGSELSADHKAWEMEAFYLGQAVTSTILMLSPKKVILGGGVMHQRQLFPLIHAEVLRNLNGYVSHEALLENIDSYIVPPGLGDNAGLCGSIALGLEAYRKAQQA, encoded by the coding sequence ATGCGTATTGGCGCGGTTGAAGCAGGCGGCACTAAATTTGTGTGCGGCATTGGCGATGAGCACGGGAATGTGGAGGAGAGGATCAGCTTTCCTACCGAGCAGCCTGAGAAGACGTTGCAGCAAGTGATTGATTTTTTCAAGGATAAACAGGTGGAAGCGATCGGGATCGGCACGTTCGGCCCGATTAATATCGATCCTTCCAGCCCGCAATACGGGTTCGTGACCACGACGCCCAAGCCGGGCTGGTCAGGCTATGACTTCCTTGGCACGTTGAAGAAGGAATTTCAGGTGCCGTTCGGCTGGGATACGGATGTGAATGCCGCGGCATTTGGCGAAGCGACCTGGGGAGCGGCGAAGGGCTTGGATAGCTGCGTTTATTATACGATTGGCACAGGGGTCGGCATGGGGGTCTATACCGAGGGCCGTCTCGTGCATGGGCTGATTCACCCGGAGGGAGGCCATGTGCTGGTTCGCCGCCACCCTGAGGACACCTATGAGGGCTTCTGTCCATACCATGGCGACTGTCTGGAGGGCCTAGCCGCCGGCCCGGCGCTGGAGAAGCGTTGGAAGGTCAAGGGAAGCGAGCTGTCAGCCGATCATAAGGCATGGGAGATGGAGGCGTTCTATCTGGGACAGGCGGTGACGTCCACGATTCTGATGCTGTCTCCGAAGAAGGTTATATTGGGCGGCGGCGTTATGCATCAGCGGCAGCTCTTCCCGCTCATTCATGCGGAGGTGCTTCGCAATCTGAATGGCTATGTCAGCCATGAGGCGCTGCTGGAGAATATCGATAGCTATATCGTTCCACCGGGTCTTGGTGACAATGCCGGGCTGTGCGGCTCGATCGCGCTCGGGCTGGAAGCATACCGCAAGGCTCAACAAGCCTAG
- the hxlA gene encoding 3-hexulose-6-phosphate synthase gives MKLQLALDLVNIPEAIEVVKEVAEYIDVVEIGTPVVINEGLRAVKEMKAAFPHLQVLADLKIMDAGGYEIMKASEAGADIITVLGATDDMTIKGAVEEARKQNKQIMVDMINVKQIEERAAEIDALGVDYICVHTGYDLQAVGKDSFAELQTIKRVVKHAKTAIAGGIKLATLPEAIKAQPDLIIVGGGITSQEDKKTAAAEIKKLIMAG, from the coding sequence ATGAAATTGCAATTGGCTCTTGATCTGGTGAACATTCCTGAGGCCATCGAGGTCGTGAAGGAAGTAGCAGAATATATTGACGTAGTTGAGATCGGCACCCCGGTCGTTATTAATGAAGGCTTGCGCGCCGTGAAGGAGATGAAGGCGGCATTCCCGCATCTGCAGGTGCTGGCTGATCTGAAAATTATGGATGCTGGCGGCTATGAGATTATGAAGGCGTCCGAAGCAGGAGCAGACATCATTACCGTGCTGGGTGCGACCGACGACATGACGATCAAGGGCGCTGTGGAGGAAGCACGAAAACAGAACAAGCAGATTATGGTTGACATGATCAATGTCAAGCAGATCGAGGAGCGGGCTGCGGAGATTGATGCGCTCGGAGTGGATTACATCTGTGTGCATACGGGCTATGATCTTCAGGCGGTAGGGAAGGATTCCTTCGCCGAGCTGCAGACGATCAAGCGTGTGGTCAAGCATGCCAAGACCGCGATTGCCGGCGGCATCAAGCTGGCGACCTTGCCGGAAGCGATCAAGGCTCAGCCTGATCTGATCATCGTCGGCGGCGGGATTACCAGCCAGGAAGACAAGAAGACAGCGGCTGCCGAGATCAAGAAGCTCATTATGGCTGGCTGA
- a CDS encoding AraC family transcriptional regulator yields the protein MTASSSTHRLDKLHIHSVRSGQAQCEPGRHLRPRTLDKYVLCAVTGGRLALRVNGIDYSVAERELCMLLPGMLAEAQAAGDDPASFTLIAFSADLIVKRHNGRLAESPPNSLFRQTESLAMTRMNEQAVKQLHLLRTLHREGSRLELKYRLHLFLKELLSRQAEWQEPSSVGMEVAVEHMERHYTREWDVASLSALAGLSVNHFIRTFKKRMNMTPMEYIQKLRMTKAKELLFSTLRIKDIANQLGYHDEHYFSRVFKKAEGVAPTMFMRTRNHRIAAMYYGLDDYLLTLGIAPVAALSYAERVSRYYNVPPLKHAMEELVSSSMNYDLLRKAQPDLILSSDRLGRNNELERVAPTAIIPYSNDHEHLLSEIGDILGRREQAHSWTEQYNERRFGLQDKLGSQLGRQTVYFIRISDLFIRVYGAANQTGALLYHDLGLVLPDAFPRQQWAIEIGMEDFSRYNAAHLFIAVDPTVRARQRWRSLVRSEHWMSLEAVREQRVYDASDLLFKTLGPTGRVWAMDYVASQLMRTAR from the coding sequence ATGACGGCTTCCAGTTCAACACATCGGCTCGACAAGCTGCATATCCACTCGGTTCGAAGCGGTCAGGCGCAATGCGAGCCTGGTCGTCACCTCAGGCCGCGAACCTTGGATAAGTATGTACTCTGTGCCGTAACGGGCGGCAGGCTGGCGCTAAGGGTCAATGGGATCGATTATTCGGTTGCCGAGCGGGAATTATGTATGTTGCTGCCTGGTATGCTCGCGGAGGCGCAGGCTGCCGGGGATGATCCGGCGAGCTTCACGCTCATTGCCTTCTCCGCAGACCTGATCGTCAAGCGCCACAACGGCAGACTCGCGGAGTCGCCGCCGAATTCGTTGTTTCGTCAAACAGAATCTCTCGCGATGACCCGTATGAATGAACAAGCTGTGAAGCAGCTTCATCTGCTGCGGACATTGCATAGAGAGGGAAGCAGGCTGGAGTTGAAATACAGGCTGCATCTGTTTCTGAAGGAGCTGCTATCTCGGCAGGCAGAGTGGCAGGAGCCGTCGTCCGTTGGCATGGAGGTCGCTGTGGAGCATATGGAGCGACATTATACAAGAGAGTGGGATGTTGCTTCCCTATCCGCGTTGGCGGGTTTGAGCGTCAATCATTTTATCCGAACCTTCAAGAAGCGTATGAATATGACACCGATGGAATACATACAGAAGCTGCGCATGACGAAGGCGAAGGAGCTATTATTTTCAACCTTGAGAATCAAGGATATTGCCAATCAACTCGGTTATCATGACGAGCATTATTTCAGCCGGGTGTTCAAGAAAGCAGAAGGCGTGGCGCCTACGATGTTCATGCGTACACGTAACCATCGGATTGCAGCGATGTATTACGGACTGGATGATTATCTGTTGACATTAGGCATCGCGCCCGTGGCTGCTCTCTCCTACGCCGAGCGGGTATCCCGCTATTACAATGTGCCTCCGCTGAAGCATGCCATGGAGGAGCTTGTAAGCTCCAGTATGAACTATGACCTCCTGCGCAAGGCGCAGCCTGATCTTATATTATCCAGCGATAGGCTGGGACGGAATAATGAGCTGGAGCGTGTAGCTCCCACCGCCATCATTCCCTATTCTAACGATCATGAACACCTCCTCTCCGAGATAGGCGACATCTTGGGTAGAAGAGAGCAGGCGCATAGCTGGACAGAGCAGTATAACGAGCGCCGGTTCGGGCTGCAGGACAAGCTCGGCTCTCAATTGGGACGTCAGACCGTTTATTTTATTCGCATTAGTGATCTCTTCATACGTGTGTATGGGGCGGCCAATCAGACCGGAGCGCTGCTCTACCATGATCTTGGGCTGGTACTGCCTGATGCGTTCCCGCGACAGCAATGGGCGATCGAGATCGGTATGGAGGATTTCTCGCGCTACAATGCTGCTCATTTATTTATTGCGGTTGATCCGACGGTCAGGGCGAGACAACGATGGAGGTCGTTAGTGCGCTCTGAGCACTGGATGAGCCTGGAGGCTGTCAGGGAACAGCGGGTCTATGATGCGAGCGATCTGTTATTTAAAACGTTAGGGCCAACGGGCAGAGTCTGGGCGATGGACTATGTTGCAAGCCAGCTAATGCGTACCGCGAGGTGA
- a CDS encoding response regulator transcription factor: protein MNSLCKVLIVDDEILVRQGIKHYLNWEQEGFQIVGEASNGQEALDRIATLQPHIVITDIVMPVMDGEKLTRMVKQHFPEIEIIVLSAFGEFDYVRSSFQSGVADYILKPKLDASHLLAVLKDTAAKIPSLSLTANTNAYKVSIENILEKLLSGYEDHALDNELLKETFPYSGYALIGADLGRLSPQEAAPHAAALSQALEQLEAELESFTARRIPAEPNIEVYLANLDDSMYTMAQHRLGKLAQLARAERMETCWAMSEPFAVLDKLPALYRDRFLKLLGYRFFLPDKPLLIEIELPRRPVESPRFNLNQFTEDIKRQQFESAFHDLKAYVTALSSDYSADAYEFRSFLGNIIFNVTVMLSHMDYEVAELEEGKYEYFRHIEEARSAAEASKLLDEFLAAAWKCIYHRRNQYSNPNMKKLLDYIEQHYAEPLSLSEVAKHFHFNPSYLSSYFAANNKEGFSEYVNKLRIEKAEQLLREDGATIAEISGMVGYSDHSYFCKVFKKATGLAPSQYRRKHRR, encoded by the coding sequence ATGAACTCATTGTGCAAGGTTCTAATTGTAGATGATGAAATTCTGGTCAGACAAGGCATCAAGCATTATCTGAACTGGGAGCAAGAGGGGTTCCAGATCGTCGGCGAAGCATCGAATGGGCAGGAGGCCCTCGATCGCATCGCCACGCTGCAGCCCCATATTGTCATTACCGATATTGTTATGCCGGTTATGGACGGGGAGAAGCTAACACGGATGGTGAAGCAGCATTTCCCGGAGATTGAGATTATCGTGCTGAGCGCCTTCGGGGAGTTCGATTATGTTCGCTCCAGCTTTCAGAGCGGGGTGGCCGACTATATATTAAAGCCCAAGCTGGATGCCAGCCATCTGCTGGCTGTACTGAAGGATACCGCGGCCAAGATTCCATCACTCAGCCTGACGGCGAACACAAACGCTTACAAGGTCTCAATCGAGAATATACTCGAGAAGCTCCTCTCCGGCTATGAGGATCATGCTCTGGACAATGAGCTGCTGAAGGAGACGTTCCCTTATTCAGGCTATGCATTGATCGGGGCCGATCTGGGGCGATTGTCGCCGCAGGAGGCCGCGCCACATGCTGCTGCCCTCAGTCAGGCGTTGGAGCAATTGGAGGCGGAGCTGGAGTCGTTCACAGCACGCCGGATACCTGCCGAGCCTAATATCGAGGTGTATCTGGCTAATCTGGATGACAGTATGTATACGATGGCGCAGCATCGGCTGGGCAAGCTTGCACAGCTCGCCAGAGCGGAGCGAATGGAGACCTGCTGGGCGATGAGCGAGCCGTTTGCTGTATTAGACAAGCTTCCTGCTCTCTATCGAGATCGCTTCCTCAAGCTGCTCGGGTACCGCTTCTTCCTGCCAGATAAACCGCTGCTGATCGAGATAGAGCTGCCGCGACGTCCTGTGGAATCGCCGCGCTTCAACCTCAACCAGTTCACCGAGGATATCAAGCGCCAGCAGTTCGAGAGCGCATTCCATGATCTGAAAGCCTATGTCACTGCGCTGTCATCCGATTACAGTGCCGATGCCTATGAATTTCGGTCGTTTCTGGGTAACATCATCTTCAACGTGACCGTCATGCTGAGTCATATGGATTATGAGGTCGCCGAGCTGGAGGAAGGAAAATATGAATACTTCCGTCATATTGAGGAGGCGCGTTCTGCGGCAGAGGCGTCGAAGCTGCTGGATGAGTTCCTGGCGGCGGCTTGGAAGTGCATCTACCATCGACGCAATCAATATAGCAACCCGAATATGAAGAAGCTGCTGGACTATATCGAGCAGCATTATGCAGAGCCGCTCAGTCTGAGCGAGGTGGCCAAGCATTTTCATTTTAATCCCTCGTACTTGTCCAGCTACTTCGCAGCTAACAACAAGGAGGGCTTCAGCGAATATGTGAACAAGCTTCGTATCGAGAAGGCTGAACAATTGCTTCGTGAAGACGGCGCGACGATTGCCGAGATTAGCGGCATGGTGGGCTACTCGGATCACAGCTACTTCTGCAAGGTATTCAAGAAGGCGACAGGGCTGGCTCCGAGCCAATATCGTCGGAAGCATCGCCGCTAG
- a CDS encoding carbohydrate ABC transporter permease, protein MNTAKPGLSIRAKSAMTGWSFVIIAVVMIAVFYFYPMIQALILSFQTGAGSNLSFNGLDNYKRLFTDQTFRAALVNTFIYLIVQVPIMIVLSMFLSVLLNDSKLKLKGFFRMAIFLPCVTSLVAYSVIFKYLFAGDGLINQTLLNIHLISQPIGWLTDPFWAKITIIIAITWRWTGYNMIFYLSALQNIDNSIYEAARIDGASSVRQFFSITVPLLKPIILFTSITSTIGTLQLFDEVMNITKGGPGNSTLSISQYIYNLSFKYTPDFGYAATVSYSIVILIVLLSIIQFKAAGEK, encoded by the coding sequence ATGAATACAGCAAAACCAGGGCTCTCGATTCGAGCCAAATCGGCGATGACCGGCTGGAGTTTCGTCATAATAGCCGTCGTCATGATCGCCGTTTTTTACTTTTATCCGATGATTCAAGCCTTAATCCTGTCGTTCCAGACGGGGGCCGGCTCCAACCTGAGCTTTAATGGACTGGACAACTACAAGCGGCTGTTCACCGATCAGACGTTCCGTGCCGCACTGGTGAATACATTTATCTACCTGATTGTTCAGGTGCCAATCATGATTGTGCTGTCGATGTTCTTGTCCGTATTGCTTAATGATAGCAAGCTGAAGCTGAAGGGCTTCTTCCGTATGGCGATCTTCTTGCCATGTGTAACCTCGCTTGTAGCGTATTCCGTTATCTTCAAATATCTGTTTGCCGGAGACGGCCTGATCAACCAGACGTTGCTCAATATTCACCTGATCTCCCAGCCGATCGGCTGGCTGACCGATCCCTTCTGGGCCAAGATAACGATTATTATCGCCATTACGTGGAGATGGACGGGCTACAATATGATCTTCTATCTGTCCGCTCTGCAAAATATCGATAATTCCATCTATGAAGCAGCCCGGATCGACGGCGCCTCGTCGGTACGCCAGTTCTTCAGCATTACCGTTCCGCTGCTCAAGCCGATCATTCTGTTCACGTCGATTACCTCGACGATCGGAACACTGCAACTGTTCGATGAGGTCATGAACATTACGAAGGGCGGCCCAGGCAATTCGACGCTCTCGATCTCGCAGTACATCTACAATCTGTCATTCAAGTACACGCCGGACTTCGGCTATGCGGCAACTGTCTCGTATTCGATCGTGATTCTGATCGTGCTGTTGTCCATCATTCAGTTTAAAGCGGCAGGTGAAAAATAA
- a CDS encoding winged helix-turn-helix transcriptional regulator, with protein MGHLCDRTFNCEKELTLSVIGGKWKMLILWHLGKGGTKRFGELKALIPDITQRMLVSQLRELEEDLIVHREVYPVVPPKVEYSLTEQGQSLMPILDAMYAWGKQYMENVLKDKVEIKETLYATATEPQ; from the coding sequence ATGGGGCATTTATGTGATCGAACGTTTAATTGCGAGAAGGAGCTAACGCTGTCTGTCATCGGGGGCAAATGGAAAATGCTTATCCTCTGGCATCTGGGCAAGGGGGGCACCAAGCGGTTTGGCGAGCTGAAGGCGCTGATCCCCGACATTACCCAGCGTATGCTCGTCTCGCAGCTACGGGAGCTGGAGGAGGATCTGATCGTGCACCGGGAGGTCTACCCTGTCGTTCCGCCAAAGGTGGAATACTCGCTGACTGAGCAAGGACAGAGTCTGATGCCGATCCTTGATGCCATGTACGCCTGGGGCAAGCAATATATGGAGAATGTGCTCAAGGACAAGGTAGAGATTAAAGAAACGCTGTACGCTACAGCTACAGAGCCTCAATAA